GAGCAGATGTCTACCCTCTGTGCTATTAAAATCTATCTCCGACCCATAATCCCCAGTTATTACTTAAAATATCTatagtgtgtgtattttatatggGTTTATTAGGATTGTAAAGTCCACCAATACAGAGGTTTGCCTAACTctgtttcttgagtgctgggattaaagatatgtgccaccaccactgtctggcttataactattaatcttaaaaaaaaaaatgtccaggaaGCAGATATCAGTCTAACACCTAGGGAAAAACAGTCCAGACAGGGCTTATCATGTGCCAAGGCCCTGAGAAAGGTTAGGAAAGGGGTCCCTGCAAAACTAAAGTCAACTGAAAGTCAATAGTGCACGAGAGCAGTTCAGTTAAGGCCTGGAAAGCCAGATgtagtggttcatgcctgtagTCCTAGCCCCTGAGCAGGCTGGGGCAGTGGGATTGctgggagtttgaggtcatctaggtgtgtgtatgtgcatatatatacatatatgtatatatatgtatacatatgcatatgcgagatatatatatatctcagagtTTAGaaaataagctgggcagtggtggcacatgcctttaatcccagcacttgggaggcagaggcaggcagatttctgagttcgaggccagcctggtctacagagtgagttccaggacaaccagggctacacagagaaaccctgtctcgaaaaaccaaaaaataaatataataataataataataataataataataataataataataataataaagttaagagcacttggtacccaggtttaaatcccagcacctacatggtaccaacagccatctgtaactctagctccagtgaCTCTGATGGCCTCCTGTGGCCTCCAAGGgtgccaggcacacatgtggtgcatacatacacatgcaggcaaacactcatgcacaaaatttaaaaatctttttggtttgtttttagttctagaggcaaggtttctctgtgtagctttggctgtcttagaactcgatatgtagaccaggctggcctcctcagagatccacctgcctccggagtgctgggattaaaagcatgcactatcACTGTcccaataaaataagtaaatctttaaaaaaataaaacagggaaaCTGGATatagtggtgtatgcctttaattctagcactcaggaggcagagggaggtagatctttgtgaatttgaggccagcctggtctacatagtaagttccaggacaaccagagctatatagtgaaaacattcttttttcttttttttttttttttttttttttttttggtttttttgttttttgaaaacattcttgaaggaacaaaaataaataaaataaattgtggctggagagatgacttggcagTCAAGGGCACTGTCTGcctttccagaggacttgggttttgtttccagcaccaacatgacagctcacaattgtgcatgtctccagttccaggagatccaacattATGTGGCCTCAAAGAGAACCATGCAAGCAGTACACAGACAcaatgtaggcaaacactcatacacacagaataaTCTCAGCTGgggcagcatttggaaggcagaggcaaatggatctctgatttccagattgagtttcaggacagccagaaaacacagagaaaccctgtctcaaaacaaaaacaaaccaaacaaccaacccaacaaaaccaaaatagttATTTccaaatgaagtaaaaaaaaataaaaaaaactgtgCAAACAAACCTGGAGTATCTGGGGTCTAGCACAGTGGCCTGGCTTAGTTAGCATGTGACAGGCCCTGGGTtgcatctccagcaccacacacacagaacctGGAGTTCATTCGAGGAGCAAGGGGGAAACCATTGCTTTCTGGCTCCCTCATTAATGAGTGAACCTGGGGACAGCTCATTCCAAGTGCTTGTCTGGCACCCTAAAGGCTCTGATCACCAGGCAGCATTTCTCTCTCAGCAGTGAATAAAACCAAGGGTGCTACAGCAcaatttggggggaggggtggagaatgACTAGAATATTGTAAAGAGAGTCTGGGAGACCAGGTGTGGTGTCACCCACCTTAGGGCTAGCACTAGGTAGGCAAGGGAGGTACGTGTGAGTTTGAAGAAAGCCTGCCTAGTCCATTTCAGGAGATACTGGCCAGTCAGCTCtgcacagtgggaaaaaaaaaaagcagcctagAAGAATTTCCAAATCATCTGGCTAAAGACAACGACACTTCACTGTTAACCATTTATTGAACGCCTACTATAAACCAACTACTTTAAAGACGTCGTTtcgtttatttttgttttcatcctCACAAGTTCATGAGGTAGGCAGTCACAATTCCACTGGAAGGGAAGAACACAAGGCACCCGACAGAAGACCCACAGAGGCCACAGGTCAGGTGGTGGTGTTTGGGAAGCAAAGTCTCTTAAAGAAGCTAGGAGTAGGGGGcgaaaaaaaaccaacagcagCTGGGAGAATGTGGACCCCTAACGCCACCAACCCCAGTGGGAGACTCCGCTGGTCAAAGTGAGCAGGTCGGCTTTCTGCAGGCCTAGCAAGCTTGTGCAATCCCTGGTGGTCGCGAGCATGTCCTATGGGTGTCCATAGGGGTCCTGGTCCCAGGGTCTCAGGCCggactctcttcctcctctccaatAGGGCTGGGCAGCCAGGGTGGCGCAGGAGCCCGGGGCCCCGGAATGGACACGGTGGTAAAAGGTTCAGGAGTTGGCCCCGGGATGGGGACGGGCGGCTCAGGACATGCGGGAGGCTCCAGCTCAGGCTCCCGCAGGCTGGGGTCGAGCAATGGGTCTCCACAACCGCATTCAACGCCTCCGCCATCCGCCGTGCCTGCACAGCCACAGCTGGCTGCCGTGGAGGCCTCTGACACACAGCTGTTCTTCCGCCTTAATAGCGACAGGCGCCGCCCCAGCGGACCCACATTACCGGCCCCCGCCGGCAGGAGGCGCTGCAGAAAGTCCCCGTGAGCCTCTCCCAGCGGGCCTTCCATGCCGTCCAGCCGCTGGAACTGCATGTCCTCTTTAGCCAGCCTACAAGATGAACAGGGGTCATCACTGAGGCCTAGCTCCTTTGTGTTGATGTATTATTTCATTTCAGTTTTCTGCCCCACCTTCACCAGGGTTTGTTTGTGTAACCCTGGCCGTCCTAGAATTCGCTTTAcaaaccagtctggccttgaacttactgagatctgcctgcctctgcctccctggcgTTAAACacgtgtgccaccatcacctggcttgtttagttgttgttgttttatttttgagcagAGGAAAGGTAGATTAAGGAAAGAGAGGAACTCTCAGGAGTAAGAGAGGTTTCAAAGGAGGAAcactttccctcttcctctccatctttccctcttcctctccctctctccctctctccatctccccctccccctctccccctctctccctctctctccctctctccctctccctctccctctctccctctctccctcttcttctttccctccctctctccctctcctccctctccctcctctccctcttcctctccctctccctctccctctccctctccctctccctctccctctccctctccctctccctctccctctccctctccctctccctctccctctccctctccctctctctctccctctccctttccccctcccctcccccttcctctccctctccctccccacctctctctgtgtTGTTTGTTCTGACAAAGTCTCACTACTAAGTTCTTACTGTTCTGAAATTCACTATATAttccagattggcctcaaacttgtgagtGAATCAACCTTCTGCCTCTTATCTCCTAGTCCTGGGACTGGCTCCAGGTGTGTGACCTCACATCCAGGTCTGCCAGTCCATCTCTGTCTGTTTAGCAGTGTTTGGGGTGGAAACTAGGACCTCTTCCATGATAGACAAGACCCTACTCTCATCCGGGCTTTTCTCTTTTTAGTCCACGTAGCAGGATTCGAAGCACCTGAGATCCACCTAGCTCCAGCCTCCCCTATATATCACTCTGAAGGACCTGGGCATATCTTCTGGTGCTACAACCTCAATCATGGCCATATCTTGTCTCTAAACGTCTTTAGCTCTTCCCCCAATCTCCAACTGATGACCAATTCCCGCCTCAGTCACAGTGACTTGATCTAGTTACATAGCTGAACTCCTCATTCCCTCAGCTCCACCTCCCGAGAGTTAGTGTTCTTAGTGTGCTCCACCTTTCCAGGCAAAATTGCCCAGCTTGGTTACTGgaatccccttcccccccctccccccccttcccccccccccccccccccccccccccccgttaatCCACAGACCATAGACCCTTCTTGGCCTGCAGAGCCCTAAGCCACACCCACCCTGCTAACTCACGCTATATCAAAGGTGGAGCCCTGGAATGAGGGCTGCTGAAGCAGGAAAGCGGTGGCCGCGGTGTAAGGCGCGCGAGCTTCCGCTGCATCCCAGTATAGATCTTTCTCCAGCATGGCCAAATCGTCATACATCTCATCTACAGCTAGCATGGACACCTGGGGGTGCGGACAGACGGCAGGGTGGGTGGAGCCCTCACGGTGCGTGATGAAAGGCTGAAGGGTGTTTAGGGCGAGGCCTAGGAGCGTCTGGGACCACCCTAGGAAACTCTTAGGTGAATGCCCACCAGGAGGAGACGCTGACCTGGAAGTTGCGATCAATGAGAAAGTTGGTCTCAAAGTCGTCGTCGTCCTCTCCGAAAGGGTTAATGAGCTGTTCTGCTACCTGAGTTCAGCGAAGAGAGGCAGGGGGAGTTCGGAGAATCTTGCAAATCTcactcttccctccctgcctcaggACCCTACCCACCTTAAGCCAGCCAACGTAGAAGAAGAATTGTAGTAAGGTGAAGATCGGTATACATAGGTCCAGAGTATGGTCTTTGTAGCCCTGTGCAGGGTCTAGGAATTGACGGCCGATGAGGCAAGCCAAGAAGTAGCTGTACACTGCGATAGTGACTACCTAGGGCCATGCAAATGGAAACCAGATCACttctaccccccaccccctctctgtgTGCCTTAGGGAGTCATAGAAAGATCAGGACTAGCATTGAATAGTAGGATGATTGAGTTgatctcaggctggagagatggttcagtggttaagagcacttagtgctcttccagaggtcctgagttcaattcccagcaaccacgtggtggcttgCAACTATCTAtaaggggatccgatgccctcttctggcatgtctgaagatggcaacagtgtgtgtgtgtgtgtgtacctattatgtataatttttttttttttttaaaaaagaaactctcTATGTAACCTAGCCTGGTTTCTAACTCTGGATTCTTTTACCGCAGTTTCCCGAATGCTGGGAGTTAGTACAGACGTGTGTACCACCATGAACGACCACCATTTTCCCTTAAGAGAAATAGGGCCTCCTAGGCTGACTATAAATGGAAGCATGAAGTTACCTGGGTGTAGACGAGAGGTATGCTAATCCAGTCGTAGTGAAACAGCATCCCACATTTGCTCCGAAACACATTCAGTTCCTGTGGGTAGGTGCAGGTCATGAAAGGGATCGAACACTGAACTTGTGTGAAGACTAAATATGAGTGCCCCAGTGGAGACGGGGATCAGATATTATGAACTAGGCGAGTGTATCCTGGAGCTGCAGAGTATTTGGTGATGATGTACGCCTGGGTGGGGTTACCACGCGCTACAGGGCTGCCCGCATGGAAATAAATGCACCTGGTAAGAGTGTTTGGGAGGTTCGAGGTCCGTCACTCTCGACCCATTCCAAAGTGCACAGTTTCTGCTATTGTAACGATGACTTCCTCTCTGGCTCACCTCTAGCAGCAACTTAAGGGCACTATTGTCGCGAATGCGCCCCTCTCGCCGCGCCTGCGCTGCCAGGCTCGAGAACCACACGCAGGGCACCCAGTACTTGTTGTAGGACGAGTTCAAGTTCTCGAACTTCTTGCGCTCCTCTCGGGTCATAAATCCTGGGGGGAttcggcgggggggggggtgatccAAGGTTACTCGCACCGCTCTCCTGTCTAGCCCTGCCATCCTCTAGCCAGAGACTCACCAGCCTCGACTACGTGGTCTATGGTGGGGAACCGTTTGAAGACTGCTGTGCTAACAGAACGAAGGATCAGCACCGCGGAGAGCCCTGCATAGCGCATGAGCGTGCGCCGGTAGAGGCGGCCTCGATCGTCTCGTCCATGCACGGTGCCGGCCACTATGCACATGAGTGCGTCTGGCAGAGGCATGCATAGGTACTGGTTCCACCAGCGATGCACCACCAGAGTCACGTAGAAGCCTAGGAGCAAGCCGGAGATGGGAACTCAGCAAGAATTTGGGAGCCCAAGCCGCGGAATATAGGGTTTGCATCAGGGACACTTGGAAAAGGCTGGTCACCCTGACCACCAGGCCTTCTAGTCTGAGAATGTGGGGATCCAGTTCTGAAGCCAAAGAGACTAGAGCAGGTTGAGGTACCCTGAGATGGGGAATTGTGATCCTAATACAGAAGTGGAGACACAGGGGCCCTGAAGGGAACCCTAGGGAATCACTGGGCTTGGGCTATCTGGAGGATTGGAAACAAGGCGAGGACACTGGTGTGCAAAGATGGAATGTACACTGGGGACATCTAGATAGATTTACCACAGTAGCCACATGTAGTCTCTGAACCAGGGTCTTATCAATCTTATTAGTTTAAGCCTGActctggtggtgcatgcctttaatctcagcacttgggaaacagaggcaggtggatctctaagtttgaagccagcctggtctacataatgagtcccaggacagccagtatatacagtgacagagagagagagagagagagagagagagagagagagagagagagagagagagagacagtctaGTCCTCAGCCTGGTTCACATAGGGAgcttcaggctagccagggctacatagtgagagaccttgtcccaaacagaaaacaaacatagAAACAACCCacctaaaacaacagaaaacataacaaaaaagcAAACCCACACATAGTTTGGCCCTATGTTAGAGGGAGAGCTGGGCAGGCTGGCTATCCCGTCCATGTGATGTGAGGGGTGTGAAGTTTCTGTGGGGCCTGGGCCAGGCTGGATTTGAATGGAATAATATTTATTTCCTGGAGAGAGAGTGCTCAGGATGTGTGTGGGAGGATAGTAACCTGACACAGACACAACTTGTGATAAGTCTGTAGGCGAGGTGATGCTCCCAGGGGACACCTCAGAGGGTATCTTAACCAAGTGATATCCAGTGTTTCAGGATGTAGGGTCATATTGGGTATCTTCCAGGTGTGGCTTCAGAAGTGGGAAGCTCTGGAGGTTAGATTTGAGTGACGTGTCTGTCTTAGAGGGGTAGGAATGGGGGTCTCCAAGAAGCATGGATGGAAAACAGATTTCTCCTTTACATAGGAATAGGCTGCTCAGGGGACACAACCTCACCAAGTACGAAAGAGACGGGGATGAGGCTGGCGTACTGGTCGCAGTATATGACAAGCTTCTCGAAGTAGCGCTTCTGCTCTTCTGCCAGTAAGAAGCTGCGGGGTAGGGAATGCAGTAGTACAGGTCTCCCCTCCACTCCCAGTCCCTTCCACAGGGCTCAGATCCCCAGCCCGGACGCCAGCTCTTCTCACCGATAGGCGGCGCTTAGTGCCATGTAAAGTCCCAGGAAACACAGCAGCTCTCGCCACAGGAGCTTGTAGATGCTTCCgcgccacagcagcagcagctgagagaaGCCACCGAAGCGGGCATTCGCCACTCGGGCTGTGTAGGTGACGGTCATCGCTGCGCTTGGCCAGTGTGGCCAATAGAGAAGAGGTTAGCCTGGGTCCGGGCCTGTGAGCCAAGGGAAGATGCTGGGAGGGGCTGATCCTGGAAATTTCAGTTGAAGGTGGAGGTGCCAGTGGACAGCGCAGCAGGTGATTTCCAGTGTCTCAGGACCCTAGCGCCTCATAGCACTAGGGCGGTCTCCACTCACGTCCTGTtaccactccaccccaccccccaacctccCGGGTCCTGGCTCTTTCTCGAGTCTCCCAATCttgctctgtcttcctcttctagACTACTGGACTTTACTTAGGTCTCTCACTTCCTAAACCTTCGGATGAATCTAGTCACTTTTTGACtttcctcccccacaccccctaTCCCTTTCACCTGTACAACAATCGATCTTCTTGACTTCCGGAGTCTTCAGTTTCTAATTCTCAGAGTTCAACACCCCCCACATACTTGTTCACTCTCCCAAGTTTGgttttctctctgtcctctcttgaGACTACAGTCTGCCCCCGCAGAACTACTAACCCCCCCATATTCAGAACTGCTCTTAATGATGTCTCTAAAGCTCCTGGTCCCCAGTCTGTCCAGCAGCCTCCTTTCCTCCCGATAGGAACCAGCTCACCCCAATTCCCACTTAGTCCTCCAGCTCTGACCCCTCCAGTCCTACTTCAGACCCTCCGttaactttcttccttttttgctgCCCCTCCTAGCCATCTACCCTGCCCCCCAGGAGTCCTGCCCAAAGCCCACCGGCCCAGGGACATTTATTCTCCCAGACCTGGTCCTTCTCACCTGTGGCAGTACAGGGACACAAGGGACAGAGACTGAATGGGAGGGTGTCTTCAGTATTGGGTGGGACTGAAGCCAGACTGTTTGGGAAGGAGCTGGGGAGTGGGCGTGGGCAGCCCCTCCCAAGTCCATCCCCTTTAGTTGAGTTACTGCCTCAGAACTTTGTTTGGAGAAGGTCTGCCAGTTTGTCTCCTGGGCAGGGGTGTGGGGTTGGGTggggtagtggtgtgtgtgtgtgtgtgtgtgtggtctgccTTGTACTTTCTTGCTcctttgtctccctccctcttagGGAGAAGATCCAAGGTATCTGGAAACAGAACAggagaatcaatctctctctctctctctctctctctctctctctctctctctctctctctctcacacacacacacacacacacacacacacacacacacacacacacacacagagcccagcaAGACTGGGTCACCCTTCAGTTACCTGTGATCACAAGCTGTCACAAGGATGCACACCACACTGTAGACCCAGACACACATTTAGCTTCCCTTACCACAGTGGCAATCTACACTGTCACAGAGACTTTCAAGGTCAGCCAGGTATGCTGGCAGCTAAGACAGGAGGACTGTCATGTGttccaggctatcctgggctacagaaggaGACCGaatctcaaaaatccaaaagaagaagagatggctaagtggttaagtaTGTACTACTTTTGTAGAGTTTGTTCCCCACACCCagtctggcagctcacaaccatcttacTCCAGCTGCAGGGGGCCCAAGGGCACCTGTACTTAagtgcacatatacatgaaaaagTAGAGCTGGAGATAGGGGGTTAAGAACGCACACTGCCTGTACTTTCAGAATTTGGTACCTACAGCCACATTGTTGTTTACAACTGTTGTAACCTCAGTTCTTTGAGAAAGGGCTTATccgtgtagtcctgactgtcctggaactcactacgtagaccaggc
Above is a window of Arvicanthis niloticus isolate mArvNil1 chromosome 18, mArvNil1.pat.X, whole genome shotgun sequence DNA encoding:
- the Best2 gene encoding bestrophin-2a, coding for MTVTYTARVANARFGGFSQLLLLWRGSIYKLLWRELLCFLGLYMALSAAYRFLLAEEQKRYFEKLVIYCDQYASLIPVSFVLGFYVTLVVHRWWNQYLCMPLPDALMCIVAGTVHGRDDRGRLYRRTLMRYAGLSAVLILRSVSTAVFKRFPTIDHVVEAGFMTREERKKFENLNSSYNKYWVPCVWFSSLAAQARREGRIRDNSALKLLLEELNVFRSKCGMLFHYDWISIPLVYTQVVTIAVYSYFLACLIGRQFLDPAQGYKDHTLDLCIPIFTLLQFFFYVGWLKVAEQLINPFGEDDDDFETNFLIDRNFQVSMLAVDEMYDDLAMLEKDLYWDAAEARAPYTAATAFLLQQPSFQGSTFDIALAKEDMQFQRLDGMEGPLGEAHGDFLQRLLPAGAGNVGPLGRRLSLLRRKNSCVSEASTAASCGCAGTADGGGVECGCGDPLLDPSLREPELEPPACPEPPVPIPGPTPEPFTTVSIPGPRAPAPPWLPSPIGEEEESPA